The proteins below are encoded in one region of Nitrospira sp.:
- a CDS encoding haloacid dehalogenase, with translation MTDSRSVAFLFDLDGTLVDSVYQHVLAWREATEAAGLEIPVWKIHRQIGMSGGLMLAALARETGHALSAKAAERMQRHHAKAYARQVSTLRLLPGARALMNTLAAYGIPHAIATSGHLKSATYALKLLRLSPHVPIITRDQVQYAKPNPDLFLAAGKRLNMPMERCVIVGDSVWDLLAARRAFALSIGLLSGGYGQDELERAGAYRVYQDPADLLRHLDEVGVRLKRSDRRDKTTGQRSGGSRS, from the coding sequence GTGACCGATTCACGATCAGTTGCGTTTCTCTTCGATCTAGATGGCACGTTGGTCGACAGTGTGTACCAGCACGTGCTGGCGTGGCGGGAGGCGACCGAGGCGGCCGGGCTGGAGATCCCTGTGTGGAAGATTCACCGGCAGATCGGCATGAGCGGCGGCCTGATGCTTGCGGCTCTGGCCAGAGAGACTGGGCATGCCCTCAGTGCCAAGGCGGCCGAACGGATGCAGCGTCATCATGCCAAGGCCTATGCCAGACAGGTGTCCACGCTCCGCCTACTGCCGGGCGCCCGCGCGCTGATGAACACACTCGCCGCGTATGGGATCCCGCATGCCATCGCCACCAGCGGGCATCTCAAGAGCGCCACGTACGCCCTGAAGTTGCTCCGGCTGTCCCCGCACGTGCCGATCATCACACGCGACCAGGTCCAGTACGCGAAGCCGAATCCCGACCTGTTTCTCGCAGCGGGGAAGCGATTGAACATGCCGATGGAGCGCTGTGTAATCGTTGGCGACAGCGTGTGGGACCTGCTGGCGGCACGGCGTGCCTTTGCTTTGTCGATCGGGCTGCTCTCAGGGGGATATGGCCAGGACGAACTGGAGCGGGCCGGAGCATATCGCGTCTATCAAGATCCGGCGGATCTGCTTCGGCACCTGGACGAAGTAGGCGTGCGTCTCAAGCGATCGGATCGGCGCGACAAGACGACAGGACAGAGGTCCGGCGGGTCTCGCTCGTAG